In Ptiloglossa arizonensis isolate GNS036 chromosome 6, iyPtiAriz1_principal, whole genome shotgun sequence, a single window of DNA contains:
- the LOC143147983 gene encoding uncharacterized protein LOC143147983: MRNEATSDIVSRWCSAQNAFVTPERRKFRRVHGLQFPLHPQQVIGWIVILIIAINTFAVLTPLLEPNLRPAFSILIAAIFFTHLCSHLTVLLLDPADPQVRSQPANKVLPEFDRAKHSRVIENGRCHLCNITTNSKRTKHCSICNKCVVRFDHHCKWLNNCIGGRNYSAFLVCLISAILASLFVAGLSATELLLSLVPGRTANTSMENTTGPGLSIIPVSDTGSIILISAIGILSAIAAVLLIHLCFFHGYIACLGLTTYEYVRNKRERNTVAAAVAAAAAAAATATAAATAAAAAATAAAATANATVAANLVADAIGNPSTATMTKGDVNVRESTARSNTIHRFVSGHRTSSSLRTNTDSCSSRERRIDIEGDSTRAAPEARFCRRDNERKNFRLCFSYELQSTANETSIEFSSRIPNETDRDQSTIVFRDSTGVVDSSTPSPVSCCFAAANSIAVRCRSANRTIKSKKRASTSDDSFESVNAPTNSCEAVERIGKFLRTYLRRNGRRRSSNADAVRASKNKVVPSANSAEPEVKTDLEDTTVPVTVFASAPAHAKPYAVSVPRPPAKLPPLRSLTGHPCEQIPIQTRRATGSLTTRRPATHGHIYSRPRRASSFRKRPRLKPNSRVTQSIQLSPILESDLSKPASPRSPRSPLSLRSPSSPQSPRIARSSSPRFDRFVPPASGMM; the protein is encoded by the coding sequence ATGCGAAACGAAGCCACGAGCGATATTGTATCGAGATGGTGTTCTGCCCAAAATGCGTTCGTAACACCGGAACGCAGAAAGTTTAGACGTGTACACGGACTTCAATTTCCGTTACATCCCCAACAAGTGATCGGCTGGATCGTGATTCTGATTATCGCGATAAATACGTTCGCGGTATTAACACCGCTTCTCGAGCCGAATTTACGTCCGGCGTTTTCGATTTTGATCGCAGCGATCTTCTTCACGCATCTTTGTTCGCATTTGACCGTGCTTTTATTGGATCCGGCGGATCCTCAAGTCAGATCTCAACCGGCGAACAAAGTTTTGCCGGAATTCGACAGGGCGAAGCACTCGCGCGTTATCGAAAACGGTCGATGTCACCTCTGCAACATAACCACCAATAGCAAGAGGACCAAGCACTGTTCGATCTGTAACAAATGTGTTGTCCGGTTCGATCATCACTGCAAGTGGCTCAATAATTGTATCGGAGGTAGAAACTATTCGGCCTTTCTCGTCTGTCTGATATCCGCGATTTTGGCTAGTCTGTTCGTTGCCGGCCTCTCTGCGACGGAATTGTTGCTGTCGTTGGTCCCCGGTCGTACCGCGAACACAAGCATGGAGAATACGACCGGTCCCGGTCTCTCTATCATCCCGGTCTCGGACACCGGTTCTATAATCTTAATCTCCGCGATCGGAATCCTTTCGGCAATCGCGGCGGTGCTCTTGATTCATTTGTGCTTTTTTCACGGCTATATCGCATGCCTCGGTCTGACCACGTACGAGTACGTACGTAACAAGCGGGAAAGGAACACGGTCGCCGCAGCCGTCGCGGCGGCTGCCGCCGCTgctgccaccgccaccgccgccgctaccGCAGCCGCTGCCGCCGCAACCGCCGCTGCCGCTACTGCCAACGCTACAGTCGCTGCCAACTTGGTCGCGGACGCAATCGGGAACCCATCGACGGCTACTATGACCAAAGGCGACGTTAACGTTCGCGAGTCCACTGCCCGATCGAACACTATTCACAGATTCGTGTCCGGTCATAGAACTTCTTCGTCCCTTCGAACGAATACGGATTCTTGTTCGAGTCGCGAGAGGAGAATAGACATAGAAGGGGACTCGACTCGAGCTGCGCCGGAAGCCAGATTCTGTCGTCGAGACAACGAACGGAAAAATTTCCGACTGTGTTTCTCGTACGAGCTCCAGTCGACCGCGAACGAAACGTCCATAGAGTTCTCGTCGCGGATACCGAACGAAACGGATCGCGACCAGTCGACGATCGTGTTTCGCGACTCGACGGGGGTCGTCGACTCCTCCACCCCTTCGCCGGTTTCTTGTTGTTTCGCCGCTGCTAATTCGATAGCTGTGCGATGCCGTTCGGCGAACAGAACAAtcaaatcgaagaaacgagcgaGCACCAGCGACGACTCGTTCGAGTCGGTGAACGCGCCTACCAATTCGTGCGAAGCCGTCGAGAGGATAGGAAAGTTTCTCCGAACGTATCTGAGGAGGAACGGTCGCCGACGGTCGTCCAATGCGGACGCTGTTCGGGCGTCGAAAAACAAGGTTGTACCTAGCGCCAATTCGGCGGAACCGGAGGTCAAGACGGATCTCGAAGACACTACCGTGCCCGTTACAGTTTTCGCTTCCGCTCCCGCTCACGCGAAACCGTACGCGGTCTCCGTTCCGCGACCACCCGCCAAACTTCCTCCGCTGCGTTCGTTAACTGGACACCCTTGCGAGCAGATACCGATCCAAACGCGGAGAGCAACTGGATCGTTGACAACGAGGAGACCCGCGACTCACGGCCACATCTACTCTCGTCCAAGGCGGGCCTCCTCCTTCCGAAAGAGACCAAGACTGAAACCGAACTCGCGCGTAACTCAATCTATACAGCTCTCCCCAATATTGGAATCGGATTTGTCGAAACCCGCGTCGCCACGATCACCGCGTTCCCCCCTATCTCTTCGTTCACCCAGTTCTCCTCAGTCGCCGCGTATCGCGCGTTCCTCGTCTCCACGGTTCGATCGTTTTGTACCGCCCGCGTCGGGGATGATGTGA